From Endozoicomonas sp. 8E, the proteins below share one genomic window:
- a CDS encoding UTRA domain-containing protein: protein MGQGKNQYQIIRAVLNEQIESGELKPGSKLPSERLLSEKFGTTRITLRESLSSLEADGLVYREDRRGWFVSPQRVTFDPTVNANFHTIVTRQGRVPGTKVINADLVPAPPGVQKLLQIPALTPVYRLQRLRSVDGRNVLYVEHYMNPAYFPDLLKHDLSQSLSDVYQEHYNRRYARVSFRLYPVGLNAEASSHLKVTTGSSGLLVERINFDQSDVLIDCDFEYWRQDAVVIAANTTITPMT from the coding sequence ATGGGACAGGGAAAAAATCAGTATCAAATCATCCGCGCTGTCCTGAATGAACAGATAGAAAGTGGTGAATTAAAACCGGGGAGCAAACTGCCCTCGGAACGATTGCTGAGTGAAAAATTCGGCACCACCCGCATTACTCTCAGAGAGTCATTGTCCTCACTGGAAGCCGACGGGCTGGTCTATCGCGAAGATCGCAGAGGCTGGTTTGTTTCTCCGCAAAGAGTGACCTTCGATCCGACGGTGAATGCTAACTTTCATACTATCGTCACCCGCCAGGGTAGAGTGCCTGGTACCAAGGTGATCAATGCCGACCTGGTGCCAGCACCGCCCGGGGTTCAAAAGCTACTTCAGATTCCAGCTCTGACCCCGGTGTATCGGCTGCAACGCCTTCGTTCAGTGGATGGGCGAAATGTCCTGTACGTTGAACATTACATGAACCCGGCCTACTTCCCGGATCTGCTTAAACACGACTTGTCTCAATCACTGTCCGATGTTTATCAGGAGCACTACAACCGCCGGTATGCCCGGGTCAGTTTCAGGTTGTACCCGGTAGGCCTGAATGCCGAGGCTTCTTCACACCTCAAGGTCACCACGGGCAGTTCCGGTTTGCTGGTTGAGCGTATTAACTTCGATCAATCGGATGTCTTGATTGACTGTGACTTTGAATATTGGCGACAGGATGCCGTGGTTATTGCTGCTAATACCACTATTACCCCAATGACTTGA
- a CDS encoding RNA ligase family protein yields the protein MNRSLRTGQERNGEHIIIDDFFRFPHTPHIKWLGPSEPRGDKLLSDEEAAEMLSFSLTVEEKVDGANVGFSVGSHGRLRAQNRGAWIEHDAGGQFKHLWQWARRYEYDLIERLGRNLILFGEWCYAQHSIHYRTLPDWFIGFDIYDQSTNQFYSVDRRNELLASLGIPVIKPMARGVFSEPRLEEFLEKPSSYDAEKLEGVYLRQDESDFLLRRAKLVRSDFTQTIGEHWSRKRIIPNQIFFIE from the coding sequence TTGAACAGATCATTGAGGACTGGTCAAGAGAGAAATGGCGAGCACATCATAATCGATGATTTTTTCCGTTTTCCTCATACGCCCCATATCAAGTGGCTGGGTCCATCTGAACCCAGAGGCGATAAACTGCTGTCGGACGAGGAGGCAGCAGAAATGCTGTCTTTTTCACTGACAGTAGAAGAGAAGGTGGACGGTGCCAATGTCGGCTTTTCTGTTGGCTCGCATGGGCGTCTAAGAGCCCAGAACAGAGGAGCCTGGATCGAGCATGATGCCGGAGGGCAGTTTAAACACTTATGGCAATGGGCCAGACGCTATGAATACGACTTGATCGAACGACTTGGTAGAAACCTTATTCTGTTTGGCGAATGGTGTTATGCACAACATTCAATCCATTACCGGACTCTACCGGACTGGTTTATCGGTTTTGATATCTATGATCAGAGTACCAATCAGTTTTATTCTGTTGATCGAAGAAATGAGCTTTTGGCATCGTTGGGTATTCCCGTGATTAAACCCATGGCGAGAGGCGTATTCTCAGAGCCGAGGCTTGAAGAGTTTCTGGAAAAGCCGTCCAGCTACGATGCGGAAAAACTGGAAGGTGTATATCTGAGGCAAGATGAGAGTGACTTTTTACTAAGAAGAGCCAAGCTGGTAAGAAGTGATTTTACTCAGACGATAGGCGAACACTGGTCCAGAAAACGTATTATCCCCAATCAAATATTTTTTATCGAATGA
- a CDS encoding N-6 DNA methylase, which yields MNLIMWNILPSNIVTRNGDTLEDDWPFFEDNDPVGSYNPLYLDAVVSNPPYSQKWEPEHKDNDPRYSRFGLAPKSKADYAFLLHDLYHLKPTGIMAIILPHGVLFRGGEEGEIRRNLIENDHLDTIIGLPANIFFGTGIPTTILVLKQKRGNNDVLIVDASKGFVKEGKNNKLRASDIKKIADTVIGRQNIPDYSRVVPKEEIRENGYNLNIPRYVDSSDPAESWDLYASMFGGIPTSELDALNDYWQAFPHLRHHLFSDDGTPYASLKVGDLAKAISDHSDVQQFNAQFADAFADFPAYLKRELIEQCLELHVPRQKTVIGEHIFSRLEPLPLLDKYHAYQLLADQWQDIAVDLEILQTEGFEASRVVDPNLVIKKKKGKEVEEQEGWKGRIMPFELVQNTYLKDELDALSLKENRLCEVSSELEGLIETLSETDGEYSVLNDANDKFVAKEVNSELKEQLSDVETDEIRSLNAYVDLLNAKARKPEKEAFIAEHPEVQWVRMEANKDGTYAKAKVNSYIIQLQSAFEFPEESFAYKLIKASSLLAEEKELKAAIKEEDKLLHLLTKTTIENLTDEQVNDLLERKWITPLNDALHRLPDQKMYALTGKLQALVEKYRITYADNAREIQQTEIELAGMLDELDGNEFDRKGLAELKTFLVSN from the coding sequence ATGAACCTGATTATGTGGAACATTCTGCCCAGCAATATCGTCACCCGAAACGGCGATACGCTGGAAGATGACTGGCCATTCTTTGAGGACAACGATCCCGTAGGCTCCTACAACCCTCTCTATCTGGATGCCGTAGTCTCCAATCCGCCCTATTCACAAAAATGGGAGCCGGAACATAAAGACAACGACCCCCGTTATTCCCGCTTTGGTCTTGCCCCCAAATCCAAGGCGGATTATGCCTTTCTGCTGCACGATCTTTACCACCTGAAACCAACCGGCATTATGGCGATTATTCTGCCTCACGGTGTTTTATTCCGGGGGGGGGAAGAAGGTGAAATTCGCCGAAACCTGATCGAAAACGACCATCTGGACACCATTATTGGGCTGCCTGCCAATATCTTCTTTGGCACCGGCATTCCTACCACTATTCTGGTGCTTAAACAGAAGCGTGGGAATAACGATGTACTGATTGTGGATGCCTCCAAAGGATTCGTAAAAGAAGGCAAAAACAACAAACTGCGGGCCAGCGATATTAAGAAAATCGCCGACACTGTGATTGGTCGTCAGAATATACCCGACTACAGCCGTGTCGTCCCCAAGGAAGAAATCCGGGAAAACGGCTACAACCTCAATATCCCAAGATATGTAGACTCATCCGACCCGGCAGAAAGCTGGGATTTGTACGCCTCCATGTTTGGTGGCATTCCCACCAGCGAGCTGGACGCATTAAACGACTACTGGCAAGCGTTCCCCCATTTGCGCCACCATCTGTTCAGCGATGACGGAACACCTTATGCCAGCCTGAAAGTGGGTGACCTTGCCAAAGCCATCAGCGACCATTCCGATGTACAGCAATTCAATGCCCAGTTTGCCGATGCCTTTGCGGATTTCCCGGCCTACCTGAAGCGTGAGCTGATCGAGCAATGTCTTGAGCTGCATGTGCCTCGCCAGAAAACGGTGATTGGCGAACATATTTTCAGCCGCCTGGAACCTTTGCCGCTGCTGGATAAATACCACGCCTATCAACTGCTGGCGGATCAATGGCAGGACATTGCGGTGGATCTGGAAATTCTGCAAACCGAAGGGTTTGAAGCCTCCCGTGTGGTTGACCCTAATCTGGTGATCAAAAAGAAAAAAGGTAAAGAGGTCGAAGAACAGGAAGGCTGGAAAGGCCGTATTATGCCGTTTGAATTGGTGCAAAACACTTACCTCAAAGACGAACTGGATGCCCTGAGCCTGAAAGAAAACCGCCTTTGTGAAGTCAGCAGCGAACTTGAAGGCTTAATAGAAACATTGTCGGAAACTGATGGAGAATATTCCGTCCTGAACGATGCCAATGACAAATTTGTTGCCAAAGAGGTTAATAGCGAACTCAAAGAACAGTTAAGCGATGTCGAAACCGATGAGATTCGGTCGTTAAACGCCTACGTTGATCTGCTCAATGCAAAAGCCAGGAAACCAGAAAAAGAGGCGTTTATTGCAGAGCATCCAGAGGTCCAGTGGGTTCGGATGGAAGCAAACAAAGACGGCACCTACGCCAAGGCTAAGGTGAACAGTTATATTATACAGCTACAGTCTGCGTTTGAGTTCCCGGAAGAAAGTTTTGCTTACAAACTCATCAAGGCCAGCAGCTTGTTGGCGGAAGAAAAAGAGCTGAAGGCCGCTATTAAAGAGGAAGACAAGTTACTGCACTTGCTGACCAAAACGACTATCGAAAATCTGACTGACGAACAGGTGAATGATTTGCTGGAGCGTAAATGGATTACTCCTTTAAACGACGCTCTCCACCGACTGCCCGACCAGAAGATGTATGCCCTAACCGGCAAGCTGCAAGCACTGGTGGAAAAATACCGGATCACCTACGCCGACAATGCCCGGGAGATTCAGCAGACCGAGATCGAACTGGCCGGGATGCTGGATGAACTGGATGGCAACGAGTTTGACCGGAAAGGTCTGGCAGAACTGAAAACTTTTCTGGTGAGTAACTGA
- a CDS encoding AAA family ATPase translates to MLTRLKLTNFKAWRSSGDVRLAPVTLLLGGNSTGKSSLLQSLLLMKQTAASPDRSVHLNLGGDEVNDFVDMGSFEDLLTRNPEKRKVGIELDVVHQKSNCFFAVEYAQDSRKSPVVDNLSLSQNSTDWFRLARTERRAFAIYAPGETRSSLKSRAYTPERGIAFSADAIAELKEQGGQVEDISLQLRRELEDIAYLGPLRNKPKRTYIWNRTRPGIIGDDGNNAVPALLASVFARQKNDDDLVASVSRWLKRMKIADRLEIKQLSAGNYSVIIHRDGVAANLRDVGIGISQVLPVLVLAYFAPKYSTIILEEPEIHLHPQAQSLLAELFLEVSRKRKIQFLVETHSEHLFRRMQTLVAKGKAQPDQCALYFVDRKKSDAVLKTLAMDQYGRLANWPDNFFGDATGEVREQAKVTMQRMKEERKAS, encoded by the coding sequence ATGCTTACCCGGTTGAAGCTCACCAATTTTAAAGCCTGGCGGAGTTCTGGCGATGTTCGCCTGGCACCTGTCACCCTTCTGCTGGGTGGGAATTCCACAGGCAAATCGAGCCTGTTGCAAAGTCTGCTGTTAATGAAACAGACTGCCGCTTCACCTGATCGCTCTGTTCACCTGAATCTTGGTGGCGATGAAGTGAATGATTTTGTGGATATGGGCTCATTTGAAGACCTGCTGACTCGGAATCCGGAAAAACGAAAAGTGGGGATTGAGCTGGATGTGGTTCATCAGAAATCCAACTGTTTCTTTGCTGTCGAGTACGCTCAGGACTCCAGGAAGAGTCCGGTTGTTGACAACCTCTCCCTCAGTCAGAACAGTACAGACTGGTTTCGTTTGGCACGCACTGAACGCAGAGCTTTTGCTATTTATGCGCCCGGTGAGACTCGATCCAGTCTTAAAAGCAGGGCTTACACTCCTGAGCGGGGGATCGCATTCTCTGCCGATGCCATCGCTGAACTGAAAGAACAGGGTGGACAGGTAGAAGATATCAGCCTGCAACTGAGACGTGAGCTTGAAGATATTGCTTATCTTGGCCCGTTGAGGAACAAGCCCAAACGCACCTATATCTGGAACAGAACCCGCCCCGGCATTATTGGTGATGATGGGAATAATGCCGTCCCAGCTTTATTGGCCAGTGTCTTTGCAAGGCAGAAAAACGATGATGATCTCGTTGCATCAGTATCCAGGTGGCTAAAGAGAATGAAGATAGCCGATAGGCTCGAAATCAAACAGCTGAGTGCTGGCAACTACAGTGTGATTATTCATCGGGACGGCGTTGCTGCAAATCTGCGAGACGTGGGTATCGGGATATCTCAGGTTCTCCCGGTTCTGGTGCTGGCCTATTTTGCTCCCAAATACTCCACAATCATCCTGGAAGAGCCTGAAATCCACCTTCATCCACAAGCACAATCCTTACTGGCGGAGCTTTTTCTGGAGGTCAGCAGAAAACGGAAAATACAATTTCTGGTAGAAACTCACTCGGAGCATCTGTTTAGGCGTATGCAGACACTGGTTGCTAAAGGAAAAGCTCAACCCGATCAGTGCGCTCTTTATTTTGTCGACCGGAAAAAGTCAGACGCCGTATTGAAAACACTGGCTATGGATCAGTATGGCAGGCTCGCCAATTGGCCAGACAACTTCTTCGGTGATGCAACAGGCGAAGTGAGAGAGCAGGCAAAAGTGACCATGCAACGCATGAAAGAGGAACGCAAGGCTTCATGA
- a CDS encoding TIGR03364 family FAD-dependent oxidoreductase, whose amino-acid sequence MKYDLMVVGAGILGTFHAFAAAKRGYKVLLVEKDSQPVQATVRNFGMVVPSGMAADLLPTALDSLSIYQTLQDQFDISARRNGSWYIASDDQELAMLQELHQRNQQTGYPSSLLSIDEVIRANPVVKKSYAKGALYFPEEFSVNPLQLIYRIIGFIQQEYTVEYRPNTQIISMETGQDEVISEDSAGEQYRASKAIVCNGHDFKTLFPSRFLNSDIELVKLQMMRTKPLQSVSLNGNLLLGRTIRRYESFRNLPSWSAGEKDSDLDKYGIHILFKQELDGSIIIGDSHEYADAHEAEKLSFTMNQSINERMLTEARNIVELPGWDIAEYWAGYYCQSKTDHYYQDDIDGKIYFLTAIGGKGMTLAPGIAEKNIEDIL is encoded by the coding sequence TTGAAATACGATTTAATGGTTGTCGGTGCAGGTATTCTTGGCACTTTTCATGCCTTCGCTGCTGCGAAGCGGGGGTATAAAGTACTGCTGGTTGAAAAAGACAGTCAACCGGTACAGGCCACCGTCAGAAACTTTGGCATGGTTGTCCCATCTGGCATGGCAGCAGACCTGCTGCCGACCGCCCTGGACTCTCTGAGCATTTATCAGACCCTGCAAGATCAGTTTGATATTTCCGCTCGAAGAAATGGCAGCTGGTATATAGCCTCCGATGACCAGGAGTTGGCCATGTTGCAGGAGCTACACCAACGAAACCAGCAAACGGGCTACCCTTCATCACTGCTAAGTATTGACGAGGTAATACGTGCCAATCCTGTCGTCAAGAAAAGTTATGCAAAAGGTGCCCTGTACTTCCCGGAGGAATTCAGTGTTAATCCCCTGCAACTGATTTACCGGATCATTGGGTTCATTCAGCAGGAATACACCGTTGAATATCGACCCAACACCCAAATCATCAGCATGGAAACCGGGCAGGATGAAGTCATCAGTGAGGATTCAGCTGGCGAGCAATACCGGGCTTCAAAAGCGATAGTCTGTAACGGGCATGATTTCAAAACCCTGTTTCCATCACGCTTTCTAAACAGCGATATTGAGCTGGTCAAGCTGCAAATGATGCGTACCAAACCACTGCAGAGCGTCAGCCTCAATGGCAATTTGCTTTTGGGCAGAACTATCAGACGCTATGAGAGCTTTCGCAACTTGCCTTCCTGGAGTGCCGGAGAAAAGGACTCAGATCTGGATAAGTACGGGATTCATATTCTGTTCAAACAAGAACTGGATGGATCCATCATCATTGGCGACTCACACGAGTACGCCGATGCTCATGAGGCAGAAAAACTCTCCTTCACAATGAATCAATCCATCAATGAACGGATGCTGACAGAGGCCAGAAACATTGTTGAGCTACCTGGCTGGGATATAGCGGAATACTGGGCAGGCTATTACTGCCAGAGTAAAACCGATCACTACTACCAGGACGATATAGACGGCAAAATTTACTTTCTCACGGCCATCGGTGGCAAGGGCATGACCCTGGCTCCCGGCATTGCAGAAAAGAATATCGAAGACATCCTTTGA
- a CDS encoding phosphonatase-like hydrolase, with the protein MSKIQLAVFDMAGTTVNEDNVVYKTVHKSLVDAGYDFTLDEVLEHGAGKEKHQAIKDTLSSKGFDHSDSEQIFQSFKKQLTLAYEELAVSSFDGVPELLKELRARGIKVALNTGYSQQVATGLLKKMNWLPGVEFDTLITADDVTNGRPAPDMIELAMEKTGIHDSSQVLKAGDSAIDIEEGKNARCGITVGVTTGAQTREQLATAAPTLVLDNLADILKHI; encoded by the coding sequence ATGAGCAAAATTCAACTCGCAGTTTTTGATATGGCTGGTACCACGGTCAATGAAGACAACGTCGTTTACAAAACCGTTCATAAAAGTCTTGTCGACGCAGGCTACGACTTCACTCTCGATGAAGTCCTTGAGCATGGTGCAGGCAAAGAGAAACATCAGGCCATAAAAGATACCCTGTCGTCCAAAGGCTTCGACCACTCGGACTCGGAACAAATCTTCCAGTCCTTTAAAAAACAACTGACACTGGCCTATGAAGAACTGGCAGTCAGCTCTTTTGACGGCGTTCCCGAACTTTTAAAAGAGCTGCGGGCAAGAGGCATCAAAGTCGCACTCAACACCGGCTATAGCCAGCAGGTAGCAACAGGCCTGCTGAAAAAGATGAACTGGCTGCCCGGGGTCGAATTCGACACCCTGATCACTGCGGATGATGTAACAAACGGCAGACCAGCACCCGACATGATTGAGCTGGCCATGGAGAAAACCGGCATTCACGACAGTTCACAGGTACTTAAAGCCGGAGATTCAGCCATTGATATCGAGGAAGGAAAAAACGCCCGCTGCGGTATCACGGTTGGCGTGACTACAGGCGCCCAGACCCGGGAGCAACTGGCAACAGCCGCCCCAACGCTGGTGCTCGACAACTTGGCCGATATCCTCAAGCACATTTAA
- a CDS encoding restriction endonuclease subunit S — protein sequence MIELHQRKHNKLVTLKQAMLQKMFPQEGATTPEVRFKGVSGHWKKYKLGDITNFINGRAYSQNELLDRGKYKVLRVGNFYTNSSWYFSDLQLGEKYYANKGDLLYTWSASFGPHIWEGDKVIYHYHIWKVELTAKLRKEFALQLLENDKERILSNSSGSTMIHITKEGMELKEVTIPQPEEQQKIGNYFRNLDKLIAQHTTQLQKLKQIKSACLEKMFV from the coding sequence ATGATTGAACTGCACCAGCGCAAGCATAACAAGCTGGTGACGCTGAAGCAGGCGATGCTGCAAAAGATGTTTCCGCAGGAGGGTGCTACTACTCCGGAAGTTCGGTTTAAGGGGGTTTCTGGACATTGGAAGAAGTACAAGTTAGGTGATATTACCAATTTCATAAATGGAAGAGCCTACAGTCAAAATGAGCTACTAGATAGAGGAAAATATAAAGTCCTCCGTGTCGGTAACTTCTATACAAATTCATCATGGTATTTCTCAGATTTGCAATTAGGTGAAAAGTATTACGCCAATAAAGGTGATTTACTTTACACATGGTCAGCTAGCTTTGGCCCGCATATATGGGAAGGTGATAAAGTCATTTACCATTACCATATTTGGAAAGTTGAGCTCACCGCAAAGCTTCGAAAAGAGTTTGCTTTGCAACTTCTCGAAAATGACAAGGAGAGAATACTCAGCAATAGCAGTGGCTCAACTATGATTCATATTACAAAAGAAGGTATGGAGCTTAAGGAAGTCACAATCCCTCAGCCAGAAGAACAACAAAAAATAGGCAACTACTTCCGCAACCTCGACAAGTTGATTGCTCAACACACCACCCAACTGCAAAAACTCAAACAGATCAAATCCGCCTGTCTGGAGAAGATGTTTGTCTAA
- a CDS encoding restriction endonuclease subunit S, whose amino-acid sequence MAKQMDRKVPELRFEGFEANWVEKTLGQLGSVAMNKRIFKHQTTDSGDVPFYKIGTFGRQPKLFISQKLFDEYKERFPFPSKGDLLFSVIGSIGRVVEYEGKDEYFQDSNIVWLQHNGAIVNTFLKQFYSIVEWSGLEGSTIKHLYNKNQSALQRRANPNRHLFQSSGPND is encoded by the coding sequence ATGGCGAAGCAGATGGATAGGAAGGTGCCAGAGCTACGGTTTGAAGGCTTCGAGGCGAACTGGGTAGAAAAAACACTTGGCCAGCTTGGCAGTGTTGCCATGAACAAACGTATTTTCAAGCACCAAACAACTGATTCGGGTGATGTACCCTTTTATAAAATAGGGACATTTGGCAGACAGCCAAAACTTTTTATCTCTCAGAAGCTTTTTGATGAGTACAAAGAGCGATTTCCATTCCCTTCAAAAGGTGATCTTCTGTTCTCAGTGATTGGGAGCATTGGCAGAGTTGTTGAATACGAAGGAAAAGATGAATACTTTCAGGATTCGAACATTGTCTGGCTTCAGCATAATGGGGCTATTGTTAACACCTTTTTAAAACAATTTTACTCGATTGTAGAGTGGTCAGGGCTTGAAGGAAGTACAATCAAGCACCTTTATAACAAGAATCAATCTGCCTTGCAAAGAAGAGCAAACCCAAATCGGCACCTATTTCAAAGCTCTGGACCGAATGATTGA
- a CDS encoding type I restriction endonuclease subunit R, EcoR124 family, whose product MPTFAREADFENAVIHELTQRGWESEIIKNSGEQDLLDNWAQILFENNKGIDRLNEVPLTGSEMQQVMEQLTELRTPLKLNGFINGKTVAITRDNPDDKLHFGKEVSLKIYDRHEIAAGQSRYQIVQQPQFVRGSKILNDRRGDLMLLINGMPVIHIELKRSGVPVSQAYHQIEKYSREGIFSGLFSLVQIFVAMVPEEALFFANPGPDGKFNKDYAFHWADVNNEPINQWQSFTARLLSIPMAHQLIGFYTVADESDGVLKVMRSYQYYAAHAISDKVARTDWKNPNRLGGYIWHTTGAGKTMTSFKCAQLIANSKDADKVVFLLDRIELGTQTLEAYQDFAGDENAVQATEHTAVLINKLKSTNPANTLIVTSIQKMSRLKDEEGGLKAHDLDTMRAKRIVFIIDECHRSTFGDMLIDIKKSFPGAVFFGFSGTPIHKENTRKDNTTTDVFGDELHRYSIADGIRDKNVLGFDPYEVRTYKDRDVRQAIALEKSRANTVQEALADSDKKKVFQRYMNDVPMTGFRDDMGIYQRGIEDHLPNSQYNRAEHQNAVVQDIADNWLTLSQDGKFHAIFATHSIPEAINYYRLIKDKCPDLKITALFDPTIDNDGGFAVKSDGLVELLEDYNQSFDLGSHGKFKKDISNRLAHKKPYNRIENEPEKQLNLLIVVDQMLTGFDSKWINTLYMDKVLTYENIIQAFSRTNRLFGPDKPFGTIRYYRKPHTMTRNVNAAVKLYSGDKPTGLFADRLPGNLERMNARFTEMVALFAAAGIDDFKQLPDENSDRAAFAKLFQEFSDILEAAKIQGFCWEKIIYTFEDPKQTVTLNFTYQQYRTLLQRYKELSKGSGSGGDDAVPFDIDSHITEIDTGKIDADYMNSNFKKFLKMQEGGDEKSREATLAELQRSFASLSQAEQKFAGILLRGIQCGDVSVDPSRSFRDYLNDYKV is encoded by the coding sequence ATGCCCACCTTTGCCAGAGAAGCCGATTTTGAAAACGCCGTAATCCACGAGCTGACTCAGCGGGGCTGGGAGTCTGAGATTATCAAAAATTCTGGCGAACAGGATTTGCTGGATAACTGGGCACAGATTCTGTTTGAGAACAATAAAGGCATTGACCGGCTCAATGAAGTGCCGCTGACCGGGAGCGAAATGCAGCAGGTGATGGAACAGCTCACCGAACTGCGCACACCGCTGAAGCTGAACGGATTTATTAACGGTAAAACCGTCGCCATTACCCGCGATAATCCAGACGACAAGCTGCATTTTGGCAAAGAGGTCAGCCTGAAAATTTACGACCGCCATGAGATTGCCGCCGGTCAGAGCCGCTACCAGATTGTGCAGCAGCCCCAGTTTGTGCGTGGCTCAAAAATACTCAATGACCGCCGGGGCGACCTGATGCTGTTAATCAATGGCATGCCGGTGATTCATATCGAGCTGAAGCGCAGCGGTGTGCCGGTCAGTCAGGCATATCATCAAATTGAGAAATATTCCCGTGAGGGGATTTTTAGCGGACTGTTTTCTCTGGTGCAGATTTTTGTGGCAATGGTGCCGGAGGAAGCGCTATTTTTTGCCAATCCAGGACCGGATGGGAAGTTTAACAAAGATTACGCTTTCCACTGGGCGGATGTGAATAACGAACCCATTAATCAGTGGCAGTCATTCACTGCTCGCCTGCTATCGATACCTATGGCCCATCAGCTGATCGGGTTTTATACCGTGGCAGATGAGTCCGACGGGGTGCTGAAGGTGATGCGCAGTTATCAGTATTACGCGGCCCACGCTATTTCCGACAAGGTGGCCAGAACCGACTGGAAAAATCCGAATAGGCTTGGCGGTTATATCTGGCATACCACGGGAGCCGGTAAAACCATGACCAGTTTCAAATGCGCCCAGCTGATTGCCAATTCCAAAGATGCAGATAAGGTGGTCTTTCTGCTCGACCGGATTGAACTGGGCACCCAGACGCTGGAGGCTTATCAGGATTTTGCCGGTGATGAGAATGCTGTGCAGGCCACCGAACATACTGCGGTTCTGATTAATAAGCTGAAAAGTACCAATCCGGCGAATACATTGATAGTGACGTCTATTCAGAAAATGAGCCGATTGAAAGATGAAGAAGGCGGGCTCAAAGCACACGATCTGGATACCATGCGTGCCAAGCGCATTGTATTTATTATTGATGAGTGCCATCGCTCCACTTTTGGCGATATGCTCATCGATATTAAAAAGAGCTTTCCCGGTGCGGTATTTTTTGGGTTTAGCGGCACGCCCATTCATAAGGAAAATACTCGCAAAGATAATACAACGACCGACGTATTTGGCGATGAGCTGCACCGTTACAGCATTGCCGATGGCATCCGCGATAAAAACGTACTGGGCTTTGACCCTTACGAGGTTCGTACCTACAAGGACCGGGATGTGCGTCAGGCCATTGCGCTGGAAAAATCGAGGGCGAATACTGTGCAGGAAGCGTTGGCGGATTCTGATAAGAAAAAAGTCTTCCAGCGTTACATGAACGACGTGCCCATGACCGGATTTCGGGATGATATGGGTATATACCAGCGGGGGATTGAAGATCATTTACCCAATAGCCAGTACAACCGGGCTGAACACCAGAACGCCGTGGTGCAGGATATTGCTGATAACTGGCTGACGCTCAGTCAGGATGGCAAGTTTCATGCAATTTTTGCCACCCACAGTATTCCTGAGGCGATCAACTATTACCGGCTGATAAAAGACAAATGCCCGGATTTAAAGATCACGGCACTGTTTGACCCTACAATTGATAATGATGGTGGGTTTGCTGTTAAGTCCGACGGGCTGGTGGAACTGCTAGAAGATTATAACCAGAGCTTCGACCTCGGCAGCCACGGCAAATTTAAAAAAGACATTAGCAACCGGCTGGCCCATAAAAAACCCTACAACCGAATAGAAAATGAGCCTGAAAAGCAGCTCAATCTGCTGATTGTGGTGGATCAGATGCTGACCGGCTTTGATTCCAAATGGATCAACACCCTGTACATGGATAAGGTGCTGACCTATGAAAATATCATTCAGGCGTTTTCCCGCACTAACCGCCTGTTTGGGCCGGACAAACCCTTTGGCACTATTCGTTACTATCGTAAGCCTCACACCATGACCCGCAATGTCAATGCGGCGGTCAAACTGTATTCTGGTGATAAGCCTACCGGCTTGTTTGCGGATCGTCTGCCGGGCAACCTGGAAAGAATGAATGCCCGCTTTACGGAGATGGTCGCGTTATTCGCTGCTGCCGGTATTGATGACTTCAAGCAACTGCCGGATGAAAACAGCGACCGGGCGGCCTTTGCCAAACTGTTTCAGGAGTTCAGCGATATTCTGGAGGCGGCCAAAATTCAGGGATTCTGCTGGGAGAAAATCATTTACACTTTTGAAGACCCGAAACAGACCGTTACCCTGAACTTTACCTATCAGCAATATCGTACTTTGTTACAGCGTTACAAAGAGCTGAGCAAGGGCAGCGGCAGTGGCGGCGATGATGCAGTGCCTTTCGATATTGACAGCCATATTACCGAGATCGATACCGGCAAGATTGATGCGGACTATATGAACTCGAACTTTAAGAAGTTCCTTAAAATGCAGGAAGGCGGTGATGAAAAATCCCGGGAGGCGACACTGGCGGAGCTGCAACGCTCTTTTGCCTCACTCTCTCAGGCTGAGCAGAAATTTGCCGGGATTTTATTGAGGGGAATTCAGTGTGGTGATGTGAGTGTTGACCCTTCTCGCAGTTTTCGAGATTACCTCAACGATTACAAAGTGTAG